A part of Aspergillus oryzae RIB40 DNA, chromosome 7 genomic DNA contains:
- a CDS encoding putative short-chain dehydrogenase/reductase (dehydrogenases with different specificities (related to short-chain alcohol dehydrogenases)) → MFNTRVVPMNENHVNLNCGLGGLGSSIGKKLRQQGARLAILYAPFEAARRDQLLESTYGRVPDSDEIRAYECDITSPESVQSAFKALDKEMVQPSSFSVADRTFPSILINTAGYVNLSDMESTPPEDTMKHLTTNVFGPMLCSQAFARLYFTASKGAKSSGSPPPTGRIVNIASQAAHVALPRHGAYCASKAALLGLTRSMASEWGGRGITTNSVSPTVAWTELGKKAWGQEDVREAFLKTIPTGKFALPDEVADAVLFLCKASVLELFGSFLHTN, encoded by the exons ATGTTTAATACCAGAGTGGTACCCATG AATGAGAACCATGTTAATCTCAACTGTGGTCTAGGTGGGCTTGGGTCAAGCATAGGCAAGAAACTCAGACAACAAGGAGCCCGACTGGCCATTCTGTACGCACCCTTTGAGGCTGCGCGTCGAGACCAGCTGCTGGAGTCTACCTACGGTCGGGTTCCCGACTCAGATGAAATCCGAGCCTATGAATGTGACATCACGTCGCCGGAGTCTGTCCAGTCGGCATTTAAAGCGCTGGACAAGGAAATGGTCCAGCCgtcatctttctctgtggCTGATCGGACCTTCCCAAGTATTCTGATCAATACAGCTGGTTATGTCAATCTGAGTGATATGGAGTCGACGCCACCCGAGGATACCATGAAACATCTCACCACGAATGTTTTCGGACCAATGCTGTGCTCTCAGGCGTTTGCTCGACTCTACTTCACTGCCTCTAAGGGAGCGAAATCTTCAGGCAGTCCTCCTCCAACCGGGAGAATCGTCAATATCGCGTCGCAGGCAGCACATGTAGCACTGCCTCGGCATGGCGCATACTGCGCGTCCAAAGCTGCACTGTTAGGATTGACACGCAGTATGGCCTCCGAATGGGGAGGTCGTGGCATCACAACGAACTCTGTCTCCCCAACGGTAGCATGGACCGAGCTTGGAAAGAAAGCGTGGGGACAAGAGGATGTCCGAGAAGCCTTCCTGAAGACGATCCCGACTGGCAAATTCGCGTTACCGGATGAGGTGGCGGATGctgttctcttcctctgcaAGGCAAGTGTTTTAGAATTGTTTGGCTCCTTTCTTCACACTAACTAG
- a CDS encoding uncharacterized protein (synaptic vesicle transporter SV2 (major facilitator superfamily)): MDSLSKHAQDNEARLGPESNNLTLSSGSTAHDILEALDLDPALNRKMHLVNDALDQIGWTPYHRRLFFLCGMGYIHSFAIIVSLANRLMIFTRYGVDALQVSLQGIIATQAAYEFQPSYPKGLTIALYVGMLVGALFWGLSADIVGRRLAFNISLFICSVFTIVVGASPNWASLAFFIAFSAFGAGGNLILDTTVLLEYLPSNKQWLVTGLAAWWGVGCTIAGLVAWGFMPNYSCSNPSEAPFMPCTKANNSGWRYLMYTMGAMIFVMSIARVAVVKFKETPKFLLGQGKDTEVVERFNQLAEKYHRSCPITLQQLQDCGPIATAHSQSSQFSVGEFSIHLRSLFSTRKLVLLMALLWLSWLMLGLAYPLFNVFLPSYLASRGVKFGVLSTYETWRNYALAQVCSIFGPIASAYLANRRFLGRRYTMTIGGLLTMAFLFAYSQVTSQQQNVAYTCVISFTLQIYAACLYGYTVEVLPSAHRATGNGVSVALHRFMGVVSAIIATSADTETTAPVFICAALYGGLAMCAVLLPFEPCAKRAS, translated from the exons ATGGACTCCTTAAGCAAACACGCACAGGATAATGAAGCGAGATTAGGTCCGGAATCAAACAATCTCACTTTGAGTAGCGGGTCCACTGCACACGATATTCTTGAGGCATTGGACTTGGATCCAGCTTTGAATAGGAAGATGCATCTGGTGAACGAT GCTCTGGACCAGATCGGGTGGACGCCATATCACAGgaggcttttcttcctttgcgGCATGGGGTATATACATTCGTTTGCAATCATTGTGTCTCTAGCGAACCGGCTAATGATTTTCACCAGATACGGTGTGGACGCCCTCCAGGTGTCTCTCCAGGGTATCATCGCTACCCAAGCAGCGTATGAATTTCAGCCCTCCTATCCTAAGGGTCTCACAATAGCGCTGTATGTAGGCATGCTAGTAGGGGCATTGTTCTGGGGTCTGAGTGCCGACATCGTTGGTCGGAGACTCGCATTCAACATATCGCTGTTTATTTGCTCTGTCTTCACCATTGTCGTTGGTGCGTCTCCTAACTGGGCATCACTGGCGTTCTTCATCGCTTTCTCCGCGTTCGGCGCCGGGGGGAATCTGATCCTGGACACCACTGTTCTCCTCGAGTACTTGCCGTCCAACAAGCAGTGGTTAGTAACGGGGCTTGCGGCTTGGTGGGGGGTTGGATGTACGATTGCCGGATTGGTAGCATGGGGGTTTATGC CCAATTATAGTTGCTCCAATCCCAGCGAAGCCCCATTTATGCCTTGCACCAAAGCTAATAACAGCGGCTGGCGATACCTTATGTATACAATGGGAGCCATGATCTTCGTGATGAGCATTGCCAGAGTGGCAGTGGTCAAGTTCAAAGAGACTCCCAAGTTCTTACTAGGACAGGGGAAAGACACAGAGGTGGTGGAGCGTTTCAATCAACTGGCTGAAAAGTACCATCGATCCTGTCCGATCACTCTCCAACAGCTTCAGGACTGCGGGCCCATCGCAACTGCACACTCTCAGTCCTCGCAGTTTTCCGTTGGCGAATTCTCGATCCATTTGCGTAGTCTGTTCTCAACGAGGAAACTCGTCCTCCTGATGGCCCTCCTCTGGCTTTCCTGGTTAATGCTCGGTCTCGCATATCCATTGTTCAATGTATTTCTACCGTCATACCTGGCCAGCCGGGGGGTCAAGTTCGGTGTGCTGAGCACTTACGAAACGTGGAGAAATTACGCTCTTGCTCAAGTGTGTAGCATTTTTGGGCCTATTGCCAGTGCATATTTGGCGAACCGACGCTTCTTAGGGCGACGATATACCATGACCATTGGAGGTCTGCTTACTA TGGCATTCTTGTTTGCGTATTCTCAGGTCACATCCCAGCAGCAGAATGTTGCTTATACGTGTGTCATTTCTTTCACCCTGCAGATCTACGCCGCTTGTCTGTACGGATATACTGTCGAGGTCCTACCGTCGGCCCATAGAGCCACCGGGAATGGGGTCTCGGTGGCTCTCCACCGTTTCATGGGTGTTGTATCAGCTATTATTGCGACCTCGGCAGATACTGAGACTACAGCGCCGGTCTTTATTTGTGCTGCGCTGTATGGGGGTTTGGCTATGTGTGCTGTTTTGCTCCCGTTTGAGCCATGCGCGAAGCGTGCCTCATAG
- a CDS encoding uncharacterized protein (predicted protein) has translation MKFSAVLSTLMVAGLVAAAPPADRPTDLQKVPVPLPTADAPVPPKPENDNDKRGDVPPPKKPTDLPAPPKDPKENDNGKRGDVPPPPPPTDKPLPPKEKENDNDKRGDIPPPPPTDKPLPPKEDDKSKRDEVPPPPKPTDLPAPPKDHDNDKRGDVPPPPPTDKPLPPKEKENDNGKRGDVPPPPRPTEDKPAPPKENDNGKRGDVPPPPPTDKPLPPKPVQQ, from the exons ATGAAGTTCTCCGCCGTTCTCTCTACCTTGATGGTCGCCGGCCTCGTTGCCGCCGCACCTCCTGCTGATC GTCCTACCGACCTCCAGAAGGTTCCAGTGCCTCTTCCTACTGCGGACGCTCCCGTCCCGCCAAAGCCGGAGAACGACAACGACAAGCGTGGAGATGTTCCCCCGCCTAAGAAGCCTACCGATCTCCCAGCTCCTCCCAAGGATCCCAAGGAGAACGACAATGGCAAGCGCGGTGACgtgccgccgccgcctcctcctaCCGACAAGCCTCTCCCTCctaaggagaaggagaacgaTAACGACAAGCGTGGCGATatccctccccctcctcccaccGATaagcctcttcctcctaAGGAAGATGACAAGAGCAAGCGTGACGAGGTGCCCCCTCCTCCTAAGCCTACCGATCTCCCAGCTCCCCCGAAGGACCACGACAACGACAAGCGCGGTGATGTgccgcctcctccccctACAGATAAGCCTCTGCCTCctaaggagaaggagaacgaCAACGGAAAGCGAGGAGatgttcctcctccgcccAGGCCTACCGAAGACAAGCCCGCTCCCCCCAAGGAGAACGACAACGGAAAGCGTGGTGACgttccccctccccctcctaCCGACAAGCCTCTCCCTCCCAAGCCTGTTCAGCAGTAA